The Flavobacteriales bacterium genome includes a region encoding these proteins:
- the trxB gene encoding thioredoxin-disulfide reductase, producing MSENIEKVECLIIGSGPAGYTAAIYAARADMKPVLYEGMQPGGQLTITTDVENYPGYPDGIMGPEMMENFKKQAVRLGADVRFGMITKVDFSKGTPHTLWVDNDKEIHAETVIISTGASAKWLGIESEMRLNGSGVSACAVCDGFFYRGLDVAIVGAGDTAAEEASYLAKICNKVYMLVRKDEMRASKAMQHRVMNTPNIEILFDTETDEILGENEVNAVRVKNSKTGQTRELPISGFFVAIGHTPNTSIFKEFIDLDEQGYIITKPNSSYTNVEGVFACGDAQDKIYRQAVTAAGSGCMAALDAERYLAAKHI from the coding sequence ATGTCAGAAAACATAGAAAAAGTTGAATGTTTGATTATTGGCAGCGGCCCTGCCGGATATACTGCGGCTATTTATGCAGCAAGAGCTGATATGAAACCTGTATTGTATGAAGGAATGCAACCAGGCGGACAACTTACCATTACCACCGATGTCGAAAATTATCCAGGATACCCAGACGGAATTATGGGTCCTGAAATGATGGAAAACTTCAAAAAACAAGCGGTTCGATTGGGTGCCGATGTGCGTTTTGGGATGATAACAAAAGTGGACTTTTCTAAAGGAACTCCTCATACATTGTGGGTTGATAATGATAAAGAAATTCATGCAGAAACAGTCATAATCTCTACCGGTGCATCGGCCAAGTGGTTGGGCATTGAAAGCGAGATGAGACTAAACGGAAGCGGTGTTTCTGCTTGTGCAGTTTGCGATGGCTTTTTCTATCGAGGATTGGATGTGGCCATTGTAGGTGCCGGAGACACCGCCGCCGAAGAAGCCAGCTATTTAGCCAAAATTTGCAACAAGGTGTATATGCTTGTTCGCAAAGATGAGATGCGTGCCAGCAAGGCCATGCAACATCGCGTGATGAATACACCAAATATCGAGATTCTGTTTGATACCGAAACCGATGAGATTTTGGGCGAAAACGAAGTTAACGCCGTTAGGGTTAAAAATTCAAAAACTGGACAAACAAGAGAACTGCCAATTAGCGGTTTTTTTGTGGCCATAGGCCATACGCCTAACACCTCTATTTTTAAGGAGTTTATCGACTTGGATGAGCAGGGATATATTATTACAAAACCCAACAGCTCCTATACAAATGTGGAGGGTGTATTTGCCTGCGGCGATGCCCAAGATAAAATATACAGACAAGCCGTTACTGCTGCCGGAAGCGGGTGTATGGCTGCCTTGGATGCAGAGCGGTATTTGGCTGCCAAGCATATCTAA
- a CDS encoding endonuclease V produces the protein MGTTLFLDVGYHDDGALAVGLLMDENEEKVYTKNIDSVQDYVPGEFYKRELPCLLEIINQVDLTRLKFIVIDGYVYLDRDKKHGLGMYLHHILNETVPIIGVAKTPYKGSNFAEPVYRGESTNPLFITAVGVDVKVAAAFIKNLAGLYRIPDCLKKLDGLTKTKIEG, from the coding sequence ATGGGAACAACATTATTCTTAGACGTAGGGTATCATGATGATGGTGCTTTGGCGGTAGGTCTTTTGATGGATGAAAATGAAGAAAAGGTATATACCAAGAATATAGATTCCGTTCAAGATTACGTACCTGGAGAGTTTTACAAGCGAGAACTTCCTTGTCTGCTTGAAATTATAAATCAGGTTGATTTAACCAGGCTTAAATTCATTGTGATAGACGGTTATGTGTATCTTGACAGGGATAAAAAACATGGGCTTGGAATGTATCTCCACCACATTCTCAATGAAACGGTACCTATTATAGGCGTTGCCAAGACACCGTATAAAGGAAGTAATTTTGCCGAACCCGTTTATAGGGGAGAAAGCACCAATCCTTTGTTTATTACGGCAGTGGGAGTTGATGTAAAAGTAGCCGCAGCATTTATTAAAAATTTGGCTGGACTTTATAGAATTCCGGACTGCCTTAAAAAACTTGATGGCTTAACCAAAACGAAGATTGAAGGATAA
- a CDS encoding D-glycero-beta-D-manno-heptose-7-phosphate kinase, producing the protein MNINKLFEQFNSKTILVLGDLMVDEYYEGNVTRISPEAPVPIVSVTNHDRRLGGAANVALNLINLGAKTMICGVRGNDENGEWMANRLKEMDINNAGLLVDLGRPTTVKTRIIGNRHQMLRVDREDSSEVGLTIEKQIIDYVKQIINQVDVLIFQDYNKGLLTKKIISSVIKICNQQGVATLVDPKRDHFLDYKGVTLFKPNRKEIVDGLKLHTELSTKTEIEAAVKTLSEKLETSHILLTLSEMGVCILHNNQIDFIEAHPRKIIDVSGAGDSVISVAALAVACGLDWKNVAAMSNLAGGLVCEKVGVVAIDKEVLKREVNNLFGI; encoded by the coding sequence TTGAATATCAATAAACTATTTGAACAATTCAACTCTAAAACCATTTTGGTATTGGGTGATTTGATGGTGGACGAATATTATGAAGGAAATGTTACCCGAATTAGTCCTGAAGCACCCGTACCAATTGTTTCTGTAACAAACCATGACCGACGACTTGGCGGTGCGGCCAATGTGGCTTTAAACCTGATAAATTTGGGGGCCAAAACTATGATTTGCGGTGTTCGTGGCAACGATGAAAACGGGGAATGGATGGCCAACCGATTGAAAGAAATGGATATAAACAACGCCGGATTGCTTGTTGATTTGGGGCGGCCAACAACCGTTAAAACACGTATTATTGGCAACCGCCATCAAATGCTTCGGGTGGATAGGGAGGATAGTAGTGAGGTGGGGTTGACTATCGAAAAACAAATTATTGACTACGTCAAACAAATCATCAATCAGGTAGATGTGCTGATTTTCCAAGACTACAATAAAGGTTTGCTGACAAAAAAAATTATTTCATCTGTCATCAAAATTTGCAACCAACAGGGTGTAGCCACCTTGGTGGATCCTAAAAGAGATCATTTTCTTGATTATAAAGGTGTTACATTGTTTAAACCCAATCGAAAAGAAATTGTTGATGGGTTGAAACTTCACACCGAACTTTCAACTAAAACAGAAATTGAAGCTGCGGTAAAAACGCTTTCTGAAAAGTTAGAAACCAGTCATATTTTGCTCACATTATCTGAAATGGGTGTTTGCATTTTGCACAATAACCAAATTGATTTTATCGAGGCTCATCCAAGAAAAATAATAGATGTGAGCGGTGCCGGAGATTCCGTTATTTCGGTTGCTGCCTTGGCCGTTGCATGTGGTTTAGATTGGAAAAATGTAGCCGCCATGAGTAATTTAGCCGGAGGTTTAGTATGCGAAAAAGTTGGTGTAGTGGCCATTGATAAAGAGGTTTTAAAGAGAGAAGTCAATAATCTTTTTGGAATCTAA
- a CDS encoding mechanosensitive ion channel family protein, whose protein sequence is MIKIKPEDVSEMVLNLLEKHVPNLLLAAVVLIAGWWGISRFTKFLTRVMKKREMDVSLIPFIIGICNYGLKVLLVISVASMIGIATTSFVAVLGAAGLAVGLALQGSLANFAGGVLILIFKPFKVGDLIQSQGFSGTVSKITILNTEITTPDDNTAIIPNGIVANDKILNYTQKDIRRVDLEIGVAYGTDIDEAKKVIYQTLKKVEGVLENPTPFVSILSFGENGIILVVRPHCKSEDYWDVYFRSNEALYIAFKEADIKIPFPQREIQVIKS, encoded by the coding sequence ATGATAAAAATAAAACCTGAAGATGTTTCAGAGATGGTTTTGAACCTCTTAGAGAAGCACGTACCTAATTTATTGTTAGCCGCAGTCGTATTAATAGCTGGTTGGTGGGGTATATCGCGTTTCACAAAATTTTTGACACGTGTAATGAAGAAAAGAGAAATGGATGTTTCTCTCATACCCTTCATTATTGGTATTTGCAACTATGGCTTAAAAGTGCTTTTAGTGATAAGTGTTGCCTCAATGATTGGCATAGCCACCACCAGTTTTGTTGCCGTATTAGGAGCAGCAGGGTTGGCTGTTGGTTTGGCTTTGCAAGGTAGCCTTGCCAACTTTGCAGGAGGGGTTTTAATCCTAATTTTCAAGCCATTTAAAGTTGGTGATTTGATACAAAGTCAAGGATTTTCGGGAACTGTAAGTAAGATAACCATCTTAAACACTGAAATTACAACACCTGACGATAATACGGCCATTATACCCAATGGTATTGTGGCGAACGATAAGATTTTGAATTACACTCAAAAAGACATTCGACGGGTAGATTTAGAAATTGGGGTGGCTTATGGCACTGATATAGATGAAGCAAAAAAAGTCATTTATCAAACCCTAAAAAAAGTAGAAGGCGTTTTAGAAAACCCAACACCCTTTGTTAGCATACTTAGCTTTGGCGAGAACGGCATCATTTTGGTTGTACGACCACACTGCAAATCAGAAGACTATTGGGATGTTTACTTCCGAAGCAACGAGGCACTTTACATAGCCTTTAAAGAAGCTGATATAAAAATTCCATTTCCCCAACGAGAGATTCAAGTCATAAAATCATAG
- the queA gene encoding tRNA preQ1(34) S-adenosylmethionine ribosyltransferase-isomerase QueA has product MKLSKFRFELPKELIAQEPRGYRGDAKLMVVNRKERTIEHKQFRDILDVFDEGDVMILNDAQVFPARLYGNKEKTGARIEVFLLRELNPELKLWDVLVDPARKIRVGNKLFFGDDDLVAEVIDNTTSRGRTIRFLFDGTSDDFKTVIDRIGETPLPRYIEREVNEDDRDRYQTIFASTEGAIAPPAVGLNFTRELMMRLEIKGVEFAKMNLNIGLGTARTVEVEDLTKHKMDSENFSISADVAAVVNKAKENRKRVCAVGSSVMRGIESSVSAFGNLNPAEGWTDKFLFPPHNFRIANAFLTGFHQPESTLMMLTAAFMDSVKFTRSVYEEAIKNEYRFLCYGDALLII; this is encoded by the coding sequence ATGAAACTTTCAAAATTTCGATTCGAGCTTCCTAAAGAACTTATTGCACAAGAACCACGCGGATACAGAGGTGACGCAAAATTGATGGTTGTTAACCGCAAAGAGCGAACCATAGAGCATAAACAATTTCGTGACATTCTTGATGTTTTTGATGAAGGAGATGTTATGATTTTGAATGATGCACAGGTTTTTCCGGCTCGCCTATATGGCAATAAAGAAAAAACCGGAGCCCGTATAGAGGTGTTTTTATTGAGAGAATTGAATCCTGAACTAAAACTTTGGGATGTCTTGGTAGATCCGGCCAGAAAAATAAGAGTAGGCAATAAACTCTTTTTTGGAGATGATGATTTGGTGGCCGAAGTAATTGACAACACCACATCAAGAGGAAGAACCATCCGCTTTTTGTTTGACGGAACAAGTGATGACTTTAAAACCGTAATTGACAGAATTGGTGAAACTCCGCTTCCACGTTATATAGAGCGAGAAGTAAACGAAGATGATCGCGATCGGTATCAAACCATTTTTGCAAGCACTGAAGGAGCCATTGCACCACCAGCAGTGGGGCTTAATTTTACCCGCGAATTAATGATGAGATTAGAAATTAAAGGGGTTGAGTTTGCCAAAATGAATCTTAACATTGGTCTTGGAACTGCTCGAACTGTTGAAGTAGAAGACTTAACCAAACATAAAATGGATTCTGAAAATTTCAGCATTTCGGCAGACGTTGCGGCGGTTGTTAATAAAGCCAAAGAAAATAGAAAACGGGTTTGTGCCGTGGGCAGTAGCGTTATGAGAGGAATAGAATCTTCGGTTTCTGCTTTTGGTAATTTGAACCCTGCCGAAGGTTGGACCGACAAATTTTTGTTTCCTCCGCACAATTTCAGAATTGCCAATGCATTCTTAACAGGTTTTCATCAACCAGAATCAACCTTAATGATGTTGACCGCGGCCTTTATGGATAGTGTTAAATTTACTCGTTCGGTTTACGAAGAAGCCATTAAAAACGAATATCGCTTTTTGTGCTATGGCGATGCTTTGTTAATAATTTAG
- a CDS encoding pyridoxal phosphate-dependent aminotransferase: MEVSKRLQAVEESQTLVMTKKAREMAETGVKVINLSIGEPDFSTPKFIIEAAKKAMDDGFTHYPPVAGFMDLRKAISAKFKTQNNLNYAPEQVVVSAGAKHSIANVISSLIDEGDEVIIPAPYWVSYPEMVKMAGGIPVFLESGIENDYTFNLNDLKSKISSKTKLFLFSSPCNPSGTVFSEEFLKKVADILAPYPNIFVVSDEIYEHIQYGRSHVSIGTFPQLADRVVTVNGLSKAFAMTGWRIGYIGAPLWISKAVEKMQGQVTSGINSIAQKAAVAALEGSLEPTLEMVEIFEKRREILYNGLKEIPGLKPNYPQGAFYILPDVSYYFGKKNGDKIISNSLELSLYLLEDAHVSVVSGEGFGNAECIRISYATSENDLRTAIESIKNSLKKLA; the protein is encoded by the coding sequence ATGGAAGTTTCCAAGCGATTGCAAGCGGTTGAAGAGTCACAAACATTGGTAATGACTAAAAAGGCTAGAGAAATGGCCGAAACCGGAGTGAAGGTTATTAATTTAAGTATTGGCGAGCCTGATTTTAGTACGCCTAAATTTATCATTGAAGCGGCCAAAAAAGCAATGGATGATGGCTTTACCCACTATCCGCCGGTGGCCGGGTTTATGGATTTGCGAAAAGCCATTTCGGCTAAGTTTAAAACCCAAAATAATCTGAACTATGCCCCCGAGCAAGTGGTGGTTAGTGCAGGTGCAAAACACAGCATTGCCAATGTTATTTCCTCGCTCATCGATGAGGGTGATGAAGTAATTATTCCGGCTCCTTACTGGGTTAGCTACCCAGAAATGGTAAAAATGGCAGGTGGCATTCCGGTTTTTTTGGAATCAGGTATAGAAAATGATTACACCTTTAATCTAAACGACTTAAAATCAAAGATTTCAAGTAAAACCAAACTGTTTTTATTTAGCTCGCCTTGCAACCCAAGCGGTACGGTTTTTTCTGAAGAATTTCTTAAAAAAGTAGCTGATATTTTGGCTCCTTACCCCAACATTTTTGTTGTTTCAGACGAGATATACGAGCACATTCAATATGGCCGAAGCCACGTAAGTATTGGCACTTTCCCACAATTGGCTGACCGAGTTGTAACCGTAAACGGCCTTAGCAAGGCATTTGCCATGACGGGTTGGCGAATTGGCTATATTGGGGCACCACTCTGGATATCAAAAGCCGTTGAAAAAATGCAAGGTCAGGTTACCAGCGGCATTAATTCTATTGCTCAAAAAGCTGCGGTGGCAGCCCTTGAAGGCAGTTTGGAACCGACACTTGAAATGGTTGAAATTTTTGAAAAAAGAAGAGAAATTTTATACAACGGCTTAAAAGAAATTCCCGGCTTAAAACCCAATTATCCGCAAGGAGCGTTTTACATTTTGCCAGATGTAAGCTATTATTTTGGCAAAAAAAATGGAGACAAAATCATCTCAAATTCGCTTGAATTAAGCCTGTATTTGTTGGAAGATGCCCATGTATCAGTGGTTAGTGGCGAAGGATTTGGAAATGCGGAATGTATCCGAATTTCGTATGCTACCTCAGAAAATGATTTAAGAACGGCCATTGAAAGCATTAAAAATTCATTAAAAAAACTCGCATAA